A DNA window from Drosophila virilis strain 15010-1051.87 chromosome 4, Dvir_AGI_RSII-ME, whole genome shotgun sequence contains the following coding sequences:
- the LOC26531268 gene encoding mitochondrial sodium/calcium exchanger protein isoform X2, translating to MMLNKSARHWKAHTNYFPRMIDFLTKVGGERVTIDINANRNMHYTRAPSKNHRLFQEFFSAILPIKMNEWRQATMLLRAYYIARAPVVFLSVIYIPLVDYELKKNGWSKLLNCIQIFLNPAFTITMGKAMVFRDRSMLWYYNIPYDFKYGLYSLVVTVPIAIVVFFHSNTSAPPPYHWMFTIMNLTGSMFAIFQSATEITLITGVLGFMLKVPSDFMGATVSCLAHSLGDLVANASMALQGYEKMAYAAAIGSPFFSILLGTGSVFAAKKLLGISTSMHNLIGSYGENAFVLLILGLLSTLLWTSVLNFNARRSVGIFSMSIYGLYIIFSILIKSEIIHPYNVDAFLTSSHA from the exons ATGATGTTAAACAAAAGCGCGAGGCACTGGAAAGCACATACAAATTACTTTCCCAGGATGATCGA CTTTTTGACAAAAGTCGGAGGCGAACGTGTCACAATTGACATAAACGCCAATCGCAATATGCATTACACCAGGGCCCCAAGCAAGAATCACCGTCTCTTTCAGGAATTCTTCTCTGCAATCCTGCCCattaaaatgaatgaatggCGCCAGGCGACCATGTTACTTCGCGCCTACTATATTGCTCGGGCCCCAGTTGTATTTTTGAGTGTCATTTATATACCCTTGGTAGATTACGAGCTGAAGAAGAATGGCTGGAGTAAGCTGCTCAACTGCATACAAATTTTCCTTAACCCAGCATTTACAATCACAATGGGCAAGGCCATGGTATTCAGAGATAGGTCGATGCTCTGGTATTATAATATACCATATGACTTTAAATACGGGCTTTACTCCTTGGTGGTAACAGTGCCCATAGCCATAGTTGTGTTTTTCCACTCAAACACCAGTGCCCCGCCGCCATATCACTGGATGTTTACAATTATGAATCTTACTGGATCCATGTTTGCGATATTCCAGAGTGCCACCGAAATAACATTGATAACGGGGGTCCTTGGCTTTATGTTAAAAGTTCCTTCTGATTTTATGGGTGCCACGGTTTCATGCCTCGCCCACTCCCTGGGCGATCTTGTAGCAAATGCATCAATGGCTTTGCAGGGGTATGAAAAAATGGCATATGCAGCAGCTATCGGAAGTCCATTCTTTTCCATTCTTCTGGGTACAGGCAGTGTGTTTGCAGCTAAGAAATTGTTAGGCATTAGTACTTCAATGCATAATTTGATTGGATCATATGGGGAAAATGCATTTGTCCTATTGATATTGGGACTCTTATCAACGCTTCTATGGACGTCGGTGTTGAATTTTAATGCCCGTCGCTCGGTGGGGATTTTCTCCATGTCCATCTATGGTCTGTACATCATATTTAGCATTCTTATCAAATCGGAAATAATCCACCCATACAATGTCGATGCTTTTCTCACCTCGTCCCATGCATAG
- the LOC26531268 gene encoding mitochondrial sodium/calcium exchanger protein isoform X1, whose product MANMYKPNALDREFDEFWTKVNCFAVMDFPYDQRCEFVRNANNCVYGTNFVPYMHLLACDFKCRNVFEEYIFVTLFLILCFELLLFLSHVVRLYYTPALKAVSRMLHMNEHLAGVTIMALGNTLPDMIANMCAIYDDAPIFGNCLSSALFVTMFTGGLVCYLSPFRMSPYDTVRDLLFFIFGVLLLEYAIITEESISITECILMMTVYVIYLIVNVIDVYIINRNLKSLRREIDALYELPQSDDVKQKREALESTYKLLSQDDRVTILQRKSYQNDNRTFSFLTKVGGERVTIDINANRNMHYTRAPSKNHRLFQEFFSAILPIKMNEWRQATMLLRAYYIARAPVVFLSVIYIPLVDYELKKNGWSKLLNCIQIFLNPAFTITMGKAMVFRDRSMLWYYNIPYDFKYGLYSLVVTVPIAIVVFFHSNTSAPPPYHWMFTIMNLTGSMFAIFQSATEITLITGVLGFMLKVPSDFMGATVSCLAHSLGDLVANASMALQGYEKMAYAAAIGSPFFSILLGTGSVFAAKKLLGISTSMHNLIGSYGENAFVLLILGLLSTLLWTSVLNFNARRSVGIFSMSIYGLYIIFSILIKSEIIHPYNVDAFLTSSHA is encoded by the exons ATGGCCAACATGTATAAACCAAACGCTTTGGATAGAGAATTCGACGAGTTTTGGACAAAAGTCAATTGTTTTGCTGTGATGGACTTTCCGTATGACCAAAGATGCGAGTTTGTGAGAAATGCAAATAACTGCGTATATGGCACGAACTTCGTGccatatatgcatttattggCATGCGATTTCAAATGTAGAAACGTGTTCGAGGAGTACATCTTTGTGACCCTCTTCCTGATTCTTTGTTTCGAGTTGCTGCTTTTCCTGAGCCATGTGGTACGGTTATATTACACTCCGGCGTTGAAGGCAGTTTCTCGAATGCTTCATATGAACGAGCATCTGGCTGGCGTGACGATCATGGCACTTGGCAATACACTACCAGATATGATTGCCAATATGTGTGCTATTTATGACGATGCACCCATCTTTGGCAACTGCCTTTCTTCGGCATTATTTGTAACTATGTTCACTGGGGGATTGGTATGCTATCTCAGTCCATTTCGAATGAGTCCTTATGATACCGTACGCGATCTACTCTTCTTTATCTTTGGCGTGCTTCTCCTTGAGTATGCTATAATCACTGAAGAGTCGATTTCGATCACAGAGTGTATATTAATGATGACGGTGTACGTCATATACTTAATTGTCAACGTGATCGATGTGTATATCATAAATCGGAACCTAAAAT CTTTGAGACGCGAAATCGACGCACTGTACGAATTGCCACAGTCAGATGATGTTAAACAAAAGCGCGAGGCACTGGAAAGCACATACAAATTACTTTCCCAGGATGATCGAGTAACTATATTGCAGCGCAAATCGTATCAAAATGATAATCGAACTTTCAGCTTTTTGACAAAAGTCGGAGGCGAACGTGTCACAATTGACATAAACGCCAATCGCAATATGCATTACACCAGGGCCCCAAGCAAGAATCACCGTCTCTTTCAGGAATTCTTCTCTGCAATCCTGCCCattaaaatgaatgaatggCGCCAGGCGACCATGTTACTTCGCGCCTACTATATTGCTCGGGCCCCAGTTGTATTTTTGAGTGTCATTTATATACCCTTGGTAGATTACGAGCTGAAGAAGAATGGCTGGAGTAAGCTGCTCAACTGCATACAAATTTTCCTTAACCCAGCATTTACAATCACAATGGGCAAGGCCATGGTATTCAGAGATAGGTCGATGCTCTGGTATTATAATATACCATATGACTTTAAATACGGGCTTTACTCCTTGGTGGTAACAGTGCCCATAGCCATAGTTGTGTTTTTCCACTCAAACACCAGTGCCCCGCCGCCATATCACTGGATGTTTACAATTATGAATCTTACTGGATCCATGTTTGCGATATTCCAGAGTGCCACCGAAATAACATTGATAACGGGGGTCCTTGGCTTTATGTTAAAAGTTCCTTCTGATTTTATGGGTGCCACGGTTTCATGCCTCGCCCACTCCCTGGGCGATCTTGTAGCAAATGCATCAATGGCTTTGCAGGGGTATGAAAAAATGGCATATGCAGCAGCTATCGGAAGTCCATTCTTTTCCATTCTTCTGGGTACAGGCAGTGTGTTTGCAGCTAAGAAATTGTTAGGCATTAGTACTTCAATGCATAATTTGATTGGATCATATGGGGAAAATGCATTTGTCCTATTGATATTGGGACTCTTATCAACGCTTCTATGGACGTCGGTGTTGAATTTTAATGCCCGTCGCTCGGTGGGGATTTTCTCCATGTCCATCTATGGTCTGTACATCATATTTAGCATTCTTATCAAATCGGAAATAATCCACCCATACAATGTCGATGCTTTTCTCACCTCGTCCCATGCATAG
- the LOC26531268 gene encoding putative sodium/calcium exchanger 7 isoform X3 has protein sequence MANMYKPNALDREFDEFWTKVNCFAVMDFPYDQRCEFVRNANNCVYGTNFVPYMHLLACDFKCRNVFEEYIFVTLFLILCFELLLFLSHVVRLYYTPALKAVSRMLHMNEHLAGVTIMALGNTLPDMIANMCAIYDDAPIFGNCLSSALFVTMFTGGLVCYLSPFRMSPYDTVRDLLFFIFGVLLLEYAIITEESISITECILMMTVYVIYLIVNVIDVYIINRNLKSLRREIDALYELPQSDDVKQKREALESTYKLLSQDDRLFDKSRRRTCHN, from the exons ATGGCCAACATGTATAAACCAAACGCTTTGGATAGAGAATTCGACGAGTTTTGGACAAAAGTCAATTGTTTTGCTGTGATGGACTTTCCGTATGACCAAAGATGCGAGTTTGTGAGAAATGCAAATAACTGCGTATATGGCACGAACTTCGTGccatatatgcatttattggCATGCGATTTCAAATGTAGAAACGTGTTCGAGGAGTACATCTTTGTGACCCTCTTCCTGATTCTTTGTTTCGAGTTGCTGCTTTTCCTGAGCCATGTGGTACGGTTATATTACACTCCGGCGTTGAAGGCAGTTTCTCGAATGCTTCATATGAACGAGCATCTGGCTGGCGTGACGATCATGGCACTTGGCAATACACTACCAGATATGATTGCCAATATGTGTGCTATTTATGACGATGCACCCATCTTTGGCAACTGCCTTTCTTCGGCATTATTTGTAACTATGTTCACTGGGGGATTGGTATGCTATCTCAGTCCATTTCGAATGAGTCCTTATGATACCGTACGCGATCTACTCTTCTTTATCTTTGGCGTGCTTCTCCTTGAGTATGCTATAATCACTGAAGAGTCGATTTCGATCACAGAGTGTATATTAATGATGACGGTGTACGTCATATACTTAATTGTCAACGTGATCGATGTGTATATCATAAATCGGAACCTAAAAT CTTTGAGACGCGAAATCGACGCACTGTACGAATTGCCACAGTCAGATGATGTTAAACAAAAGCGCGAGGCACTGGAAAGCACATACAAATTACTTTCCCAGGATGATCGA CTTTTTGACAAAAGTCGGAGGCGAACGTGTCACAATTGA
- the LOC116649740 gene encoding mitochondrial sodium/calcium exchanger protein has protein sequence MAEIYKPNTLDKEFREFWSKVNCLTVLDFPYDQRCDFVRSANNCVYGTNFVPYMHLLACDFRCKNLFEEHIFVTLFLILCFELLLFLSHVVRLYYTPALKAVSRMLHMNEHLAGVTIMALGNTLPDMFANMCAIYDDVPIFGNCLSSALFVTMFTGGLVCYLSPFQMSAYNTVRDLLFFIFGIMLLEFCIIREQGITIAECIIMITLYAIYITVNVLDVYFLKRTLKSLRREIDALYELPVSEEVKEKRSTVQKKYDLLSQNNRVTILQRKSNSDNTGTFGYMTKVGNVRVTIDMEANRNMHYTRASSKNHRLFQEFFSAILPIKMNEWRQATMLLRAYYIARAPVVFISVIYIPLVDYELQKNGWSKLLNCIQIFLNPAVTITMGKAMVFRDRSKLWYYNIPHDVQYGLYSLVVTVPIAIVVFFHSNTSAPPPYHWMFTIMNLTGSMFAIFQSATEITVITGVLGFMLKVPPDFMGATVLCVANSLGDLVANASMALQGYEKMAYAAAIGSPFFSILLGTGSVFAVKIYLGLTSSMHNLIGSYGENAYVLLILGLLSTLLWTSVLNFNARRSMGIFSMSIYGLYIIFSILIRFRIIHPYNVDAFLSDSHEIN, from the exons ATGGCCGAAATCTATAAACCAAATACTTTGGATAAAGAATTCCgcgagttttggtcaaaagtcAATTGTCTTACTGTGTTGGACTTTCCGTATGACCAAAGATGCGATTTTGTGAGAAGTGCAAATAACTGCGTATATGGCACGAACTTCGTCCCGTATATGCATTTATTGGCATGCGATTTCAGATGCAAAAACCTGTTCGAGGAGCACATCTTTGTGACCCTCTTCCTGATCCTATGTTTCGAATTGCTGCTCTTCCTGAGCCATGTGGTACGGTTATATTACACTCCGGCGTTGAAGGCAGTTTCTCGAATGCTTCATATGAACGAGCATCTGGCTGGCGTGACGATCATGGCACTTGGCAATACACTACCAGATATGTTTGCCAATATGTGTGCTATTTATGACGATGTACCCATCTTTGGCAATTGCCTTTCTTCGGCATTATTTGTAACTATGTTCACTGGGGGATTGGTATGCTATCTCAGTCCGTTTCAAATGAGTGCTTATAATACCGTACGCGATCTACTCTTCTTTATCTTTGGCATAATGCTGTTGGAGTTTTGCATAATCAGAGAACAAGGGATTACAATTGCTGAGTGCATCATAATGATAACGCTGTACGCCATATATATAACTGTCAACGTGCTCGATGTGTATTTCTTGAAACGTACCCTAAAAT CTTTGAGACGCGAAATCGACGCACTGTACGAATTGCCAGTGTCAGAAGAAGTAAAAGAAAAGCGCTCGacagtacaaaaaaaatatgaccTCCTTTCCCAGAATAATCGCGTAACAATATTGCAGCGCAAATCAAACTCTGACAATACTGGAACATTTGGGTATATGACAAAAGTCGGAAATGTACGTGTCACAATTGACATGGAAGCCAATCGCAATATGCATTACACCAGGGCCTCAAGCAAGAATCACCGTCTCTTTCAGGAATTCTTCTCTGCAATCCTGCCCattaaaatgaatgaatggCGCCAGGCGACCATGTTACTTCGCGCCTACTATATTGCTCGGGCCCCAGTTGTATTTATTAGTGTCATTTATATACCCTTGGTGGATTACGAGCTGCAGAAGAATGGCTGGAGTAAGCTGCTCAACTGCATACAAATTTTCCTTAACCCAGCGGTTACAATCACAATGGGCAAGGCCATGGTATTCAGAGATAGGTCCAAGCTCTGGTATTATAATATACCACATGACGTTCAATACGGCCTTTACTCCTTGGTGGTAACAGTGCCCATAGCCATAGTTGTGTTTTTCCACTCAAACACCAGTGCCCCGCCGCCATATCACTGGATGTTTACAATTATGAATCTTACTGGATCCATGTTTGCGATATTCCAAAGTGCCACCGAAATAACGGTGATAACAGGGGTCCTTGGCTTTATGTTAAAAGTTCCTCCTGATTTTATGGGTGCCACTGTTTTATGCGTCGCCAACTCTCTAGGCGATCTTGTAGCAAATGCATCAATGGCTTTGCAGGGGTATGAAAAAATGGCATATGCAGCAGCTATCGGAAGTCCATTCTTTTCCATTCTTCTGGGTACAGGCAGTGTGTTTGCTGTTAAGATTTATTTAGGCCTTACTTCATCAATGCATAATTTGATTGGATCATATGGGGAAAATGCATATGTCCTATTGATATTGGGTCTCTTATCAACGCTTCTATGGACATCGGTGTTGAATTTTAATGCCCGTCGCTCGATGGGGATTTTCTCCATGTCCATCTATGGTCTGTACATCATATTTAGCATTCTTATTAGATTTCGAATAATCCACCCATACAATGTCGATGCATTTCTCAGCGATTCtcatgaaattaattaa
- the LOC6628243 gene encoding protein RCC2 homolog produces MSAKRKAGGNGAGPNKRHPKKKESDYEDEFSDESDDDLAQQQQQAAGQMEVLIPHDNLDPPSKLPEDLLATLEKTPGQLLLAGMVTWDLTGKRDRKNVTKVRPNLYSFHRFTDEKYRSVASGPTAAHTILINMDRKALGFGRNPSGQLGLSQDIKLVEKPTIIPALEQLNIVQAAAGRHHTLFLTDTGTVYACGENKSGQCGVGNAHPNIFTPTPINYRGPPIIRIGCGAEFSVILDIKGNLHTFGLPEYGQLGHNTDAKYFVNANKLSFHFETSPKRVVLYIEKSKEGHVTPVDGVQIVDFACGNNHTVAIDSKKRVYSWGFGGFGRLGHAEPKDEMVPRLMKFFDAQGRGGRSVYCGSTFSLIINELGLLYLFGQNKKTGEANMYPKPVQDLAGWNITAIGCANTSIMISADDTLIAWGASPTFGELGIGEFQKSSTVPKEVPKMDNIKIPQVTMGYSHTALLVDTTHEATKQKYEKMPEYTIED; encoded by the exons ATGTCGGCTAAGCGCAAGGCAGGTGGTAACGGGGCCGGTCCCAACAAGCGTCACCCAAAGAAGAAGGAATCGGACTACGAGGATGAGTTTAGTGATGAGTCTGACGATGATTTggcccaacagcaacagcaggcagcCGGCCAAATGGAGGTGCTAATACCACATGATAATCTGGATCCACCCAGTAAGCTGCCAGAAGATCTACTGGCCACGCTGGAAAAGACGCCgggtcagctgctgctggctggtATGGTTACCTGGGATCTAACCGGCAAACGGGATCGCAAAAATGTCACAAAAGTGCGTCCCAATCTGTATAGCTTTCATCGCTTCACGGATGAAAAG TACCGCTCCGTGGCCAGCGGTCCCACTGCGGCGCACACAATACTCATCAATATGGATCGCAAAGCACTTGGCTTTGGCCGCAATCCCAGCGGTCAGTTGGGCTTGAGTCAGGACATCAAGCTGGTGGAGAAGCCCACAATCATTCCTGCACTGGAACAGCTGAACATTGTACAAGCCGCCGCTGGGCGTCATCATACGCTTTTCCTTACCGACACGGGCACAGTTTACGCTTGCGGCGAGAACAAGTCCGGTCAGTGCGGCGTGGGCAATGCACATCCCAATATCTTTACGCCCACTCCGATTAATTATCGTGGTCCACCCATTATACGCATTGGCTGCGGAGCCGAATTCTCAGTTATTCTCGATATCAAGGGCAATTTGCACACATTTGGTTTGCCGGAATATGGCCAATTGGGTCACAATACGGATGCCAAGTATTTTGTGAATGCCAATAAGCTGTCATTCCATTTTGAGACATCACCGAAAAGGGTTGTACTCTACATTGAGAAGAGCAAGGAGGGGCACGTGACACCCGTGGATGGTGTACAGATTGTGGACTTTGCATGTGGCAACAATCACACG GTGGCCATCGACTCCAAAAAGCGCGTTTACAGCTGGGGCTTTGGCGGCTTTGGGCGCCTGGGACACGCCGAGCCCAAGGATGAGATGGTGCCGCGTCTTATGAAGTTCTTTGACGCCCAGGGTCGTGGCGGACGCAGTGTCTACTGCGGTTCAACATTCAGTTTGATTATCAACGAGCTGGGCCTGCTCTATCTCTTTGGGCAGAACAAGAAAACCGGCGAGGCCAACATGTATCCCAAGCCAGTGCAAGATTTAGCAG gCTGGAACATAACAGCAATTGGCTGTGCCAATACCTCAATCATGATATCGGCTGATGATACGCTGATTGCCTGGGGCGCATCGCCAACCTTTGGTGAGCTGGGCATTGGCGAGTTTCAAAAGTCGTCGACGGTGCCCAAGGAGGTGCCCAAAATGGACAACATTAAAATACCTCAGGTTACCATGGGCTATTCCCATACAGCCTTGCTTGTGGACACCACACACGAGGCTACCAAGCAGAAGTACGAAAAGATGCCCGAATATACTATTGAAGATTAG
- the LOC138911166 gene encoding uncharacterized protein has protein sequence MDKMDNDETETTHYYLECEVGAEEWHWNLKSTKLLVELYSERRHRFRDPKTRKRALWTEIVDGMERAGFKGINEDICDRKWRNMKKTYRTCRETLRKTGRKRVGWEYYDTFDEMFQNENAPANIKLEDDSLPAEQQQQQHTALADMCSTTVEPQAPATDNASDLSVSQEQQRQLLILERNRIAAIRELSKRIEESNAIQRERNDLLREYLAQL, from the coding sequence ATGGACAAAATGGACAACGATGAGACTGAAACAACACATTATTACTTGGAATGCGAGGTCGGCGCTGAGGAATGGCACTGGAATCTCAAGAGCACCAAGCTGCTGGTCGAACTCTATTCGGAGCGGCGTCACAGATTTCGTGATCCCAAAACCCGTAAACGTGCCCTCTGGACAGAGATTGTGGATGGCATGGAGCGTGCCGGCTTCAAGGGCATCAATGAGGATATCTGTGATCGCAAATGGCGCAACATGAAGAAAACGTATCGAACATGCCGTGAAACGCTCCGAAAAACCGGACGCAAACGCGTTGGCTGGGAATATTATGACACATTCGATGAAATgtttcaaaatgaaaatgcgcCCGCCAACATCAAGCTAGAAGACGATTCATTGCccgcagagcagcagcaacaacagcatacAGCACTGGCGGATATGTGCAGCACAACCGTTGAGCCACAAGCACCCGCCACAGACAATGCCAGCGATCTGTCCGTGAGCcaggagcagcagcgacagctgcTAATCCTCGAGCGCAATCGCATCGCTGCCATACGAGAGCTAAGCAAACGGATCGAAGAGTCCAATGCAATACAGCGTGAACGCAACGATCTGCTGCGCGAGTATCTCGCACAATTATAG
- the IPIP gene encoding sesquipedalian-1, which produces MKINEKNLCVFARSPPFDMEGFLNKRGEINKAFQRRYFVLKGNLLFYFETRLDKEPLGLIIVEGCTIELSQESDADNYCFEIAFNGNRTYILAADTQESMESWMKALTCAGYEYKRIIVAELQRQLQEIEDSRNKMHSDRRDPAQAVTDAPGKPKPPPRRQNPFNRPAPPPPSLPPSDAAAAAGLRGGVVMSPMPFIPGYFGSSNAKAQQELQFLDNGNANGSPQSTPRAQRRQAAAAAAAGASPSIFYNDLPVATARSTVLASYNNNNISKPIDRLEQQRRVAKAVEEFKRQHERFRQIVMPDIVAYRERRKQPLIQF; this is translated from the exons atgaaaatcaacgAAAAGAACCTCTGTGTGTTCGCCAGATCGCCGCCGTTTGACATGGAAG GTTTCCTTAACAAGCGGGGCGAAATAAATAAGGCATTTCAACGACGCTATTTCGTGCTAAAAGGCAATCTGCTGTTCTACTTTGAAACGCGCCTCGACAAGGAGCCGCTGGGCCTCATCATAGTAGAGGGCTGCACCATAGAACTGTCCCAGGAATCGGATGCGGATAATTATTGTTTTGAGATAGCGTTCAATGGCAATCGCACCTATATACTGGCAGCCGACACACAGGAGAGCATGGAGTCATGGATGAAGGCCCTAACCTGCGCCGGCTACGAGTACAAGCGGATTATTGTCGCcgagctgcagcggcagctgcaggaAATCGAAGACTCACGGAACA AAATGCACAGCGATCGCCGCGATCCCGCCCAGGCTGTGACGGATGCGCCGGGCAAACCCAAGCCGCCGCCCAGACGCCAAAATCCATTCAATCGTCCagctccgccgccgccgtcgctgccgccTTCGGATGCGGCAGCTGCGGCAGGCCTGCGCGGCGGCGTAGTCATGTCACCTATGCCTTTTATACCCGGCTACTTTGGCTCGAGCAATGCGAAAGCGCAACAGGAGCTCCAGTTTCTAG ATAATGGCAACGCCAACGGGAGTCCACAGTCAACGCCCCGGGCACAGCGAcgtcaggcagcagcagcagcagcagcaggcgcctCGCCGAGCATCTTCTACAATGATCTGCCCGTGGCTACGGCCAGATCCACAGTATTAGCCagctacaataacaacaatattagCAAGCCGATCGATCGCTTGGAGCAGCAGCGACGCGTGGCCAAAGCTGTTGAGGAGTTTAAGCGGCAGCACGAACGATTCCGGCAGATTGTCATGCCCGACATTGTGGCGTATCGGGAGCGCCGAAAACAGCCGCTGATACAATTCTAG
- the LOC6628240 gene encoding uncharacterized protein produces the protein MSYLLTEIALEMLGYKFYDTNGVFHLINFQQSMTAAQTDLQSHPEEPSLMEYIEQQSDPETDKNGHDQPQPPTVPSTISLRGTPVRALAKMMEYESDKLQNGHEQQQKQQQQQPNHLNSPAGAESSIVLPKTSNSLRRTPAKALTKIMDYENFNIRNQIIRRMEKVLKKETHIPNKVALQDCLNAELTKIVKDADDMHEFRKFLEERLRRIDSRPYETYIRTFGVE, from the coding sequence ATGTCTTATTTACTTACTGAAATTGCCCTCGAAATGCTGGGCTATAAGTTTTACGATACGAATGGCGTATTTCATTTGATCAACTTTCAACAATCGATGACAGCAGCGCAAACCGATTTGCAGTCGCACCCAGAGGAGCCCTCATTAATGGAGTACATTGAACAGCAATCGGACCCTGAAACCGACAAGAACGGACATGATCAGCCACAGCCACCAACTGTGCCCTCAACTATTAGTCTGCGCGGCACACCTGTCCGTGCGCTGGCCAAAATGATGGAGTACGAGAGCGACAAACTGCAGAATGGAcacgaacagcagcagaaacagcagcagcagcagccaaaccATTTGAATAGTCCAGCTGGAGCTGAATCTTCAATTGTGCTACCAAAAACCTCAAACAGTTTACGTCGCACGCCGGCCAAGGCACTGACTAAAATCATGGACTATGAGAACTTTAATATACGCAATCAAATCATACGACGTATGGAAAAAGTGCTCAAGAAGGAAACGCACATTCCAAACAAAGTGGCGCTGCAGGATTGCCTCAATGCAGAGTTGACGAAAATAGTCAAGGATGCGGATGATATGCATGAGTTTCGAAAATTTTTGGAGGAGCGCCTTAGACGCATTGATTCGCGTCCTTATGAGACTTACATACGAACGTTTGGTGTAGAATAG
- the slmo gene encoding protein slowmo, producing MKIWTSEHIFNHPWETVTQAAWRKYPNPMTPSIIGTDVVERRVVNGVLHTHRLVQSKWYFPKWTHALIGTAKTCFASERSTVDPQRKQMVLKTNNLTFCRNISVDEVLYYEPHPTDSSKTLLKQEATVTVYGVPLSHYMEDLLTSTISSNAGKGRQGLEWVIGLINTEVKSIADSAARGTDELIHSTRRSIDEVTESARKSMDEIGAQAAKAAKAMHIT from the coding sequence ATGAAAATCTGGACGTCCGAGCATATCTTTAACCATCCGTGGGAGACGGTTACACAGGCGGCATGGCGCAAATATCCAAATCCCATGACACCCTCAATCATTGGCACCGATGTGGTTGAGCGCAGAGTAGTTAACGGTGTGCTACACACACATCGATTGGTTCAATCCAAATGGTATTTTCCGAAATGGACGCATGCGTTAATTGGCACCGCCAAGACGTGCTTTGCCAGCGAACGCTCCACAGTGGATCCCCAGCGCAAGCAGATGGTCTTAAAGACaaacaatttaacattttgcCGTAACATAAGTGTCGACGAGGTGCTCTACTATGAGCCGCATCCCACTGATTCAAGCAAGACCCTGCTCAAGCAGGAGGCGACAGTAACTGTCTATGGTGTCCCGCTATCACACTATATGGAAGATTTACTAACCTCCACAATCAGTTCGAATGCGGGCAAGGGTCGTCAGGGCCTCGAATGGGTAATTGGCCTCATCAATACGGAAGTGAAGAGCATAGCCGATTCGGCTGCACGCGGCACAGACGAACTAATACACAGTACGCGGCGATCCATCGACGAGGTCACAGAGAGTGCGCGAAAGAGTATGGACGAGATTGGTGCCCAGGCAGCCAAGGCGGCGAAAGCAATGCACATAACATAG